The Frondihabitans australicus genome includes a region encoding these proteins:
- a CDS encoding DUF3566 domain-containing protein produces MTSVAEKLQSKAKRPVGTKQVRLKLVYVDFWSAVKLSFLISVALGIITVVATFLVYVILERLGIFSTVDSLLQEILGDSKFTLQDTLSIGQVMLFAVVVAVLNVIIGIVLGAIAAVLYNLSVRITGGLLVGFTNN; encoded by the coding sequence ATGACCAGCGTCGCCGAGAAACTGCAGTCGAAAGCCAAGAGGCCCGTCGGCACGAAGCAGGTCCGACTCAAGCTCGTCTACGTCGACTTCTGGTCGGCCGTGAAGCTCTCGTTCCTCATCTCCGTCGCGCTCGGCATCATCACCGTGGTCGCCACGTTCCTGGTCTACGTGATCCTCGAACGCCTCGGCATCTTCTCGACCGTCGACTCCCTCCTCCAGGAGATCCTCGGCGACTCGAAGTTCACGCTTCAAGACACCCTGTCCATCGGCCAGGTCATGCTGTTCGCCGTGGTCGTGGCCGTCCTCAACGTGATCATCGGCATCGTCCTCGGCGCCATCGCCGCGGTGCTCTACAACCTCAGCGTGCGGATCACCGGCGGTCTCCTCGTCGGCTTCACCAACAACTAG
- the gyrA gene encoding DNA gyrase subunit A, with product MADDTDLPEGTDPAEAATEFEAAIKRDAIEPVDLQIEMQRSYLDYAMSVIVGRALPEVRDGLKPVHRRVIYTMFDGGYRPDRAFSKCARVVGDVMGNFHPHGDTAIYDALVRLVQPWSLRYPLALGQGNFGSPGNDGAAAPRYTETKMAPLALEMVRDIDEDTVDFTDNYDGRTQEPTILPARFPNLLVNGSVGIAVGMATNIPPHNLREVADGAQWYLQNPEATREELLEALMQRIKGPDFPTGAQILGVRGIHDAYRTGRGSITMRAVVNVEEIQGRTCLVVTELPYQVNPDNLAIKIADLVREGRVAGIADIRDETSGRTGQRLVIVLKRDAVAKVVLNNLYKHTSLQENFGANMLAIVDGVPRTLPLDGFITAWVAHQIEVIVRRTTFRLRKAEADAHILRGYIKALDALDEVIALIRRSETVDDARTGLMELLDVDELQANAILAMQLRRLAALERQKIQDEHDELERKIEDFKDILAKPERQRTIVSDELQEITDKYGDDRRTEIMFGFDGDMSVEDLIPEEEMVVTLTRGGYIKRTRSDNYRSQHRGGKGVKGAQLRADDVVEHFFVTTTHHWLLFLTNMGRVYRAKAYELQEAGRDAKGQHVANLLAMQPDEEISQVLDIPDYEVADYLVLATRDGLIKKTALTEYDTNRTGGIIAINLRDGDELVSALLVGEHDDLLLVSRHGMSLRFTATNDSLRPMGRSTSGVKGMTFRDGDSLLSASVVGEEGYVFVVTEGGYAKRTAADQYRVQNRGGLGIKVAKLAEARGDLAGAMIVSEDDEVLVVLEQGKVVRSAVAEVPAKGRDTMGVVFARFATDDRIIAVARNTERNLEGTLESADGDDEDGPADGGDSTADSGTVDGAVEEGDTTPAASTGEPAGEDTTEE from the coding sequence ATGGCAGACGACACAGACCTCCCCGAGGGCACCGATCCCGCCGAGGCCGCGACCGAGTTCGAAGCGGCAATCAAGCGCGACGCGATCGAGCCGGTCGACCTCCAGATCGAGATGCAGCGGTCGTACCTCGACTACGCGATGAGCGTCATCGTCGGGCGCGCCCTCCCCGAGGTGCGCGACGGCCTGAAGCCGGTGCACCGCCGCGTGATCTACACGATGTTCGACGGCGGCTACCGCCCCGACCGCGCGTTCTCGAAGTGCGCTCGCGTCGTCGGCGACGTCATGGGCAACTTCCACCCGCACGGCGACACTGCGATCTACGACGCGCTCGTCCGCCTCGTCCAGCCGTGGAGCCTCCGGTACCCGCTGGCGCTCGGCCAGGGCAACTTCGGTTCCCCGGGCAACGACGGTGCCGCGGCGCCGCGGTACACCGAGACCAAGATGGCCCCGCTGGCGCTCGAGATGGTGCGCGACATCGACGAAGACACCGTCGACTTCACCGACAACTACGACGGTCGCACTCAAGAGCCGACGATCCTGCCCGCCAGGTTCCCGAACCTGCTGGTGAACGGCTCGGTCGGCATCGCCGTGGGCATGGCGACGAACATCCCGCCGCACAACCTCCGCGAGGTCGCCGACGGCGCGCAGTGGTACCTCCAGAACCCCGAGGCCACGCGCGAAGAGCTCCTCGAGGCGCTCATGCAGCGCATCAAGGGCCCCGACTTCCCGACCGGCGCGCAGATCCTGGGCGTCCGCGGCATCCACGACGCGTACCGCACGGGCCGCGGCTCGATCACCATGCGCGCCGTCGTCAACGTCGAGGAGATCCAGGGCCGCACCTGCCTCGTCGTCACCGAGCTGCCGTACCAGGTCAACCCCGACAACCTCGCCATCAAGATCGCCGACCTCGTCCGCGAGGGCCGCGTGGCCGGCATCGCCGACATCCGCGACGAGACCTCGGGCCGCACCGGGCAGCGCCTCGTGATCGTGCTCAAGCGCGACGCCGTGGCCAAGGTCGTGCTCAACAATCTCTACAAGCACACCTCGCTTCAGGAGAACTTCGGCGCCAACATGCTGGCGATCGTCGACGGCGTGCCCCGCACCCTCCCGCTCGACGGCTTCATCACCGCGTGGGTCGCGCACCAGATCGAGGTCATCGTCCGGCGCACCACCTTCCGCCTGCGCAAGGCCGAGGCCGACGCCCACATCCTGCGCGGCTACATCAAGGCGCTCGACGCCCTCGACGAGGTGATCGCCCTCATCCGCCGCAGCGAGACCGTCGACGACGCCCGCACCGGCCTGATGGAGCTGCTGGACGTCGACGAGCTGCAGGCGAACGCGATCCTGGCCATGCAGCTGCGCCGCCTCGCCGCCCTGGAGCGCCAGAAGATCCAGGACGAACATGACGAGCTCGAGCGCAAGATTGAGGACTTCAAGGACATCCTCGCGAAGCCGGAGCGCCAGCGCACCATCGTCAGCGACGAGCTGCAGGAGATCACCGACAAGTACGGTGACGACCGCCGCACCGAGATCATGTTCGGCTTCGACGGCGACATGAGCGTCGAAGACCTCATCCCGGAAGAGGAGATGGTCGTCACCCTCACGCGCGGCGGCTACATCAAGCGCACACGCAGCGACAACTACCGGTCGCAGCACCGCGGAGGCAAGGGCGTCAAGGGCGCTCAGCTGAGGGCAGACGACGTCGTCGAGCACTTCTTCGTCACGACCACGCACCACTGGCTCCTGTTCCTCACGAACATGGGCCGCGTCTACCGCGCCAAGGCCTACGAGCTGCAGGAGGCCGGACGCGACGCCAAGGGCCAGCACGTCGCAAACCTCCTCGCCATGCAGCCCGACGAGGAGATCTCGCAGGTCCTCGACATCCCCGACTACGAGGTGGCCGACTACCTCGTGCTGGCGACCCGCGACGGCCTCATCAAGAAGACCGCACTCACGGAGTACGACACGAACCGCACCGGCGGCATCATCGCGATCAACCTCCGCGACGGCGACGAGCTCGTCTCGGCGCTGCTCGTCGGCGAGCACGACGACCTCCTCCTCGTGTCGCGTCACGGCATGTCGCTGCGCTTCACGGCCACGAACGACTCGCTGCGGCCCATGGGCCGCTCGACCTCCGGCGTGAAGGGCATGACCTTCCGCGACGGAGACTCGCTCCTGTCGGCCTCGGTCGTCGGCGAAGAGGGCTACGTCTTCGTGGTCACCGAGGGCGGCTACGCCAAGCGCACCGCCGCCGACCAGTACCGCGTGCAGAACCGCGGCGGGCTCGGCATCAAGGTCGCGAAGCTGGCCGAAGCCCGAGGCGACCTCGCCGGCGCCATGATCGTCTCCGAGGACGACGAGGTGCTCGTCGTTCTGGAGCAGGGCAAAGTGGTAAGGTCTGCCGTGGCCGAGGTACCAGCCAAGGGCCGCGACACCATGGGCGTCGTCTTCGCCCGTTTCGCCACCGACGACCGGATCATCGCCGTCGCTCGCAACACCGAGCGCAACCTCGAGGGCACCCTCGAATCGGCCGACGGCGACGACGAAGATGGTCCCGCAGACGGAGGCGACTCCACAGCAGACTCTGGCACCGTAGACGGAGCCGTTGAAGAGGGTGACACCACGCCCGCCGCCAGCACGGGTGAGCCCGCCGGAGAGGACACGACCGAAGAATGA
- the gyrB gene encoding DNA topoisomerase (ATP-hydrolyzing) subunit B: MSANSPDGNDHSYEASDIQVLEGLEAVRKRPGMYIGSTGPRGLHHLVQEIVDNSVDEALGGYCDTINVFLREDGGVRVVDNGRGIPVDIHPVEKKSTVEVVLTVLHAGGKFGGSGYAVSGGLHGVGSSVVNALSTELDVEVHRQGSVWRQSYTDGVPVAPLAKGEDVDDTGTIITFWPNAEIFETVEFDYETLRSRFQQMAFLNKGLRITLTDERPPVVDDADTGLDPEAAPHRHDDFLYEKGLEDYVQYLNSSKKNEVIHEDIIAFEAEDTERRMSLEVAMQWNSGYTESVHTYANVINTHEGGTHEEGFRAALTTLVNKYGREKGFIKEKEDNLSGEDVREGLTAVISIKLSEPQFEGQTKTKLGNTEAKSFTQKVAFEQLNDWFDRNPKQAQLIVRKGQSAQAARLAARKARDQTRRKGVLESNGMPGKLKDCQSKDPALSEIFLVEGDSAGGSAVQGRNPETQAILPLRGKILNVEKARLDRALGNNEVQAMIKAFGADIGDDFDPDKARYHKIVLMADADVDGQHITTLLLTLLFRYMRPLIDLGYVYLAMPPLFKLKWSNAPHEYVYSDEERDALAAAGRAAGKRMPKDNGIQRYKGLGEMDYKELWETTMDPETRTLRQVTLDDAVAADSIFNTLMGEDVELRRNFIQQNAKDVRFLDI; encoded by the coding sequence ATGTCAGCCAATTCGCCCGACGGTAACGACCACAGCTACGAAGCAAGCGACATCCAGGTTCTCGAGGGGCTCGAGGCCGTCCGCAAGCGTCCGGGCATGTACATCGGCTCGACCGGGCCGAGGGGTCTGCACCACCTCGTGCAGGAGATCGTCGACAACTCCGTCGACGAGGCCCTCGGCGGCTACTGCGACACCATCAACGTCTTCCTCCGCGAGGACGGCGGCGTTCGCGTCGTCGACAACGGCCGCGGAATCCCCGTCGACATCCACCCGGTCGAGAAGAAGTCGACCGTCGAGGTCGTCCTGACCGTGCTCCACGCGGGCGGCAAGTTCGGCGGCTCGGGCTACGCGGTCTCGGGCGGCCTGCACGGCGTCGGCTCCTCCGTCGTGAACGCGCTGTCGACCGAGCTCGATGTCGAGGTCCACCGGCAGGGCTCCGTCTGGCGCCAGAGCTACACCGACGGCGTTCCCGTCGCGCCGCTCGCCAAGGGCGAGGACGTCGACGACACCGGCACCATCATCACCTTCTGGCCGAACGCCGAGATCTTCGAGACCGTCGAGTTCGACTACGAGACGCTGCGCAGTCGCTTCCAGCAGATGGCGTTCCTCAACAAAGGCCTGCGGATCACGCTCACCGACGAACGGCCTCCCGTCGTCGACGACGCCGACACCGGTCTCGATCCGGAGGCCGCGCCGCACCGCCACGACGACTTCCTGTACGAGAAGGGTCTCGAGGACTACGTCCAGTACCTCAACTCGTCCAAGAAGAACGAGGTGATCCACGAGGACATCATCGCGTTCGAGGCCGAGGACACCGAGCGTCGTATGTCGCTCGAGGTCGCTATGCAGTGGAACTCGGGCTACACCGAGAGCGTGCACACCTACGCCAACGTGATCAACACGCACGAGGGCGGCACGCACGAGGAGGGCTTCCGCGCTGCGCTGACCACCCTGGTCAACAAGTACGGCCGCGAGAAGGGCTTCATCAAGGAGAAAGAGGACAACCTCTCCGGTGAAGACGTCCGCGAGGGCCTGACCGCCGTCATCTCGATCAAGCTCTCCGAGCCGCAGTTCGAGGGCCAGACCAAGACCAAGCTCGGCAACACCGAGGCCAAGTCGTTCACGCAGAAGGTCGCGTTCGAGCAGCTCAACGACTGGTTCGACCGCAACCCCAAGCAGGCGCAGCTCATCGTGCGCAAGGGCCAGTCGGCTCAGGCGGCGCGCCTCGCCGCCCGGAAGGCCCGCGACCAGACCCGGCGCAAGGGCGTCCTCGAGTCGAACGGCATGCCCGGAAAACTGAAGGACTGCCAGTCGAAAGACCCGGCGCTCAGCGAGATCTTCCTCGTCGAGGGCGACTCGGCCGGCGGCTCGGCGGTCCAGGGCCGCAACCCCGAGACGCAGGCGATCCTGCCTCTCCGCGGCAAGATCCTCAACGTCGAGAAGGCGCGCCTCGACCGCGCTCTCGGCAACAACGAGGTGCAGGCGATGATCAAGGCGTTCGGCGCCGACATCGGCGACGACTTCGATCCTGACAAGGCGCGATATCACAAGATCGTGCTCATGGCCGACGCCGACGTCGACGGCCAGCACATCACGACGCTGCTGCTGACCCTGCTGTTCCGCTACATGCGGCCGCTGATCGACCTCGGCTACGTCTACCTGGCGATGCCGCCGCTGTTCAAGCTGAAGTGGTCGAACGCACCGCACGAGTACGTCTACAGCGACGAGGAGCGCGACGCCCTGGCCGCTGCCGGTCGCGCCGCGGGCAAGCGCATGCCGAAAGACAACGGGATCCAGCGCTACAAGGGGCTCGGCGAGATGGACTACAAGGAGCTCTGGGAGACCACGATGGACCCCGAGACCCGCACGCTCCGCCAGGTCACCCTCGACGACGCCGTGGCGGCCGACTCCATCTTCAACACGCTCATGGGCGAAGACGTCGAGCTGCGACGCAACTTCATCCAGCAGAACGCGAAAGACGTTCGCTTCCTCGACATCTGA
- a CDS encoding DUF721 domain-containing protein, with amino-acid sequence MSEEREPETESQRVYLRLRRVFGDPATRSRDGRRRLVRSTSESKPFGSGRDPKGLADVILGVTTELGWNSTLAQSDLMEAWPGMVGDELAGHSTPVGVEDGTLTVQCDSTAWATQLRIMRSQITTSIIERYPEAGIESIRFLAPNAPSWKSGPRSVPGRGPRDTYG; translated from the coding sequence GTGAGCGAGGAACGCGAGCCGGAGACCGAGTCGCAGCGGGTGTACCTCAGGCTGCGCAGGGTGTTCGGCGATCCTGCGACCCGATCTCGCGACGGGCGACGTCGCCTCGTCCGGTCGACTTCGGAGAGCAAGCCCTTCGGCTCGGGGCGCGACCCGAAGGGGCTGGCGGACGTGATCCTCGGCGTGACGACCGAGCTCGGGTGGAACTCGACTCTCGCGCAGTCGGATCTGATGGAGGCGTGGCCGGGAATGGTGGGCGACGAGCTCGCCGGGCACTCGACTCCGGTGGGTGTGGAGGACGGCACGCTGACCGTGCAGTGCGACTCGACGGCGTGGGCCACGCAGCTCCGGATCATGCGCTCGCAGATCACCACATCGATCATCGAGAGGTACCCGGAGGCCGGCATCGAGTCGATCCGTTTTCTGGCACCCAACGCCCCGAGCTGGAAAAGCGGCCCCAGATCGGTTCCAGGGCGTGGTCCTCGCGATACCTACGGCTGA
- the recF gene encoding DNA replication/repair protein RecF (All proteins in this family for which functions are known are DNA-binding proteins that assist the filamentation of RecA onto DNA for the initiation of recombination or recombinational repair.): MRVLHLSLTDFRNYRSAEVSLARGPNLFVGRNGQGKTNLVESLGYLATLGSHRVSSDAALIRQGQDSAIVRARLESNDRELLAEVQINRSSPNRAQINRGAIKPRELPRYFSSVLFAPEDLSLVRGEPGGRRRFLDELLVARNPRLAGVLSDYDRVLRQRNTLLKSARASRVPADKLSTLDIWDDRLVALGSEIISSRDILVEALRPRVRDSYAAVAGDDHAAELATVLSIRGSGADIDDASDEQGAQEPTASADIAPLFREALARVRPKELERGITLVGPHRDDLFLSLNGLPARGYASHGESWSFALALKLGSAAVLRTDSSTGDPVIVLDDVFAELDRTRRERLADAVADYEQVLITAAVEEDVPERLAAHTVRISQGTIVEGESE; encoded by the coding sequence GTGCGCGTACTCCATCTGAGCCTGACCGACTTCCGCAACTACCGGTCGGCCGAGGTGTCTCTCGCTCGCGGGCCCAACCTGTTCGTCGGTCGCAACGGCCAGGGCAAGACGAATCTCGTCGAGTCTCTCGGGTACCTGGCTACCCTCGGGTCGCACCGGGTCAGCTCCGACGCGGCTCTGATCCGGCAGGGTCAAGACTCGGCGATCGTGCGCGCACGACTGGAGAGCAACGATCGCGAGCTCCTGGCCGAGGTCCAGATCAACAGGTCGAGCCCGAACCGAGCCCAGATCAACCGCGGCGCGATCAAGCCGCGCGAGCTGCCGCGCTACTTCTCGAGCGTGCTCTTCGCCCCCGAAGACCTCTCACTCGTCCGCGGCGAGCCCGGCGGCCGCCGACGGTTCCTCGACGAGCTCCTCGTCGCGCGCAATCCCCGGCTGGCCGGCGTCCTCAGCGACTACGACCGCGTGCTCCGCCAGCGCAACACGCTGCTGAAGTCGGCTCGAGCCTCCCGCGTGCCGGCCGACAAGCTGAGCACCCTCGACATCTGGGACGACCGCCTCGTCGCCCTCGGCTCCGAGATCATCTCGTCTCGCGACATCCTCGTGGAGGCTCTGCGACCCCGGGTCCGCGATTCGTACGCGGCGGTGGCGGGCGACGATCACGCGGCTGAGCTGGCTACCGTGCTGAGCATCCGGGGCTCCGGCGCTGACATCGACGACGCCTCCGACGAGCAGGGCGCGCAGGAGCCGACGGCTTCAGCCGACATCGCCCCTCTCTTCCGCGAGGCGCTGGCCCGGGTCCGCCCGAAAGAGCTGGAGAGAGGCATCACCCTCGTGGGCCCCCACCGCGACGACCTCTTCCTCTCCCTGAACGGCCTGCCCGCCCGCGGATACGCCAGCCACGGCGAGTCGTGGTCGTTCGCCCTCGCCCTCAAGCTCGGATCGGCCGCGGTCCTCCGCACCGATTCCTCGACGGGCGACCCGGTGATCGTGCTCGACGACGTGTTCGCCGAGCTCGACCGGACCCGGCGAGAGCGCCTCGCCGACGCGGTCGCCGACTACGAGCAGGTCCTCATCACCGCGGCAGTCGAGGAGGACGTCCCCGAACGGCTCGCCGCCCACACCGTGCGGATCTCGCAGGGCACGATCGTCGAGGGGGAGTCGGAGTGA
- the gnd gene encoding phosphogluconate dehydrogenase (NAD(+)-dependent, decarboxylating), whose protein sequence is MHIGLVGLGKMGNNMRARLREHDIEVTGYDNNPAVSDVASLKDLAAALPAPRIVWVMVPSGPITAGVVKELSEALDEGDMIIDGGNSKFTSDFDNEKLLEPKGIKYVDAGVSGGVWGLQNGYGLMVGGSDEDIEYAMPIFDALRPEGPREEGFVHVGPTGAGHYAKMVHNGIEYAIMQAYGEGFELLETKKDLIKDVTGTFKAWQRGTVVRSWLLELLVLGLEQDPSFEEISGYVEDSGEGRWTLEEAIDNAVPMPAISASIFARFVSRQGDGSPTMKAVAALRNQFGGHAVKKAD, encoded by the coding sequence ATGCACATCGGCCTCGTCGGTCTCGGCAAAATGGGCAACAACATGCGCGCGCGTCTGCGCGAGCACGACATCGAGGTGACCGGGTACGACAACAACCCCGCCGTCTCCGACGTCGCCTCGCTGAAAGACCTCGCGGCCGCTCTGCCGGCGCCGCGCATCGTCTGGGTCATGGTCCCCTCCGGCCCGATCACGGCCGGCGTCGTGAAGGAGCTGTCGGAGGCCCTCGACGAGGGCGACATGATCATCGACGGCGGCAACTCGAAGTTCACCAGCGACTTCGACAACGAGAAGCTGCTCGAGCCCAAGGGCATCAAGTACGTCGACGCCGGCGTCTCGGGCGGCGTCTGGGGCCTCCAGAACGGCTACGGCCTCATGGTCGGCGGCTCCGACGAGGACATCGAGTACGCCATGCCGATCTTCGACGCGCTCCGCCCCGAGGGCCCGCGCGAGGAGGGCTTCGTGCACGTCGGCCCGACCGGCGCCGGCCACTACGCCAAGATGGTCCACAACGGCATCGAGTACGCCATCATGCAGGCCTACGGCGAGGGCTTCGAGCTCCTCGAGACCAAGAAGGACCTCATCAAGGACGTCACCGGCACGTTCAAGGCGTGGCAGCGCGGCACCGTCGTGCGCTCGTGGCTCCTCGAGCTCCTCGTCCTCGGCCTCGAACAGGACCCGTCGTTCGAGGAGATCTCGGGCTACGTCGAAGATTCCGGTGAGGGTCGCTGGACCCTCGAGGAGGCCATCGACAACGCCGTTCCGATGCCCGCCATCTCGGCGTCGATCTTCGCCCGCTTCGTGTCGCGTCAGGGCGACGGCTCGCCGACCATGAAGGCCGTCGCGGCGCTCCGCAACCAGTTCGGCGGCCACGCCGTCAAGAAGGCCGACTAG
- the dnaN gene encoding DNA polymerase III subunit beta, with translation MKFQVNRDVFSDAVSFAVKLLPQRTTLPILSGVLIEAHEGGLTLSSFDYEVSSQTSIAAEIDEPGTILVSGRLLADIANRLPNAPVTFTTEDTRISVRCGSASFSLLSMPVEEYPTLPTAGEQSGVVPGDAFSLAVSQVAVAASRDDVTPVITGVQLEVTENALSLVATDRYRVAVRGIDWDPGTAASTETLTALVPARTLQEVGKTFGNASTLSVSITGSDERELIAFQAENKTVTSLLIKGNFPPVKRLFPETVDNYAVMNTAELVEATRRVSLVLEREAALRFTFTIDGLTLEAIGSEQAQASESIDALLTGDDTVVSLKPQFLLDGLGAVHSEFVRISFTKTENPNKPGPVLITSQSSKDQPGADSYKYLLQPNLLLR, from the coding sequence GTGAAGTTCCAGGTCAACCGCGATGTCTTCAGCGACGCCGTCTCGTTCGCCGTGAAGCTGCTGCCCCAGCGGACGACCCTTCCGATCCTGAGCGGCGTGCTGATCGAGGCACACGAGGGCGGACTCACGCTGTCGTCGTTCGACTACGAGGTCTCGAGCCAGACCAGCATCGCCGCGGAGATCGACGAGCCGGGCACGATCCTCGTCTCCGGCCGCCTCCTGGCCGACATCGCGAACCGACTCCCGAACGCTCCCGTCACCTTCACCACGGAAGACACCCGCATCTCCGTCCGCTGCGGGTCGGCCAGCTTCTCGCTGCTCAGCATGCCGGTCGAGGAGTACCCGACGCTCCCCACCGCCGGCGAGCAGTCCGGCGTCGTCCCCGGCGACGCGTTCTCGCTCGCCGTGTCCCAGGTCGCCGTCGCCGCGAGCCGCGACGACGTCACCCCGGTCATCACCGGCGTGCAGCTCGAGGTCACCGAGAACGCCCTCTCGCTCGTGGCCACCGACCGCTACCGCGTCGCAGTCCGCGGCATCGACTGGGATCCCGGCACGGCCGCGTCGACCGAGACGTTGACCGCGCTCGTCCCGGCCCGCACCCTGCAGGAGGTCGGCAAGACCTTCGGCAACGCGTCGACCCTGAGCGTGTCGATCACCGGTTCCGACGAGCGCGAGCTGATCGCGTTCCAGGCCGAGAACAAGACCGTCACGTCGCTGCTGATCAAGGGCAACTTCCCGCCGGTGAAGCGCCTCTTCCCCGAGACGGTCGACAACTACGCGGTGATGAACACCGCCGAGCTCGTGGAGGCGACGCGCCGCGTGTCGCTCGTCCTCGAGCGCGAGGCAGCTTTGAGATTCACGTTCACGATCGACGGCCTCACCCTCGAGGCCATCGGCAGTGAGCAGGCGCAGGCGTCAGAGTCGATCGACGCGCTTCTGACCGGAGACGACACCGTGGTTTCGCTGAAGCCGCAGTTCCTCCTGGACGGACTGGGCGCAGTGCACTCGGAGTTCGTCCGCATCTCGTTCACCAAGACCGAGAACCCCAACAAGCCGGGGCCGGTGCTGATCACGAGCCAGAGCTCGAAGGACCAGCCCGGGGCGGACAGCTACAAGTACCTGCTCCAGCCCAACCTCCTGCTGCGCTGA